In Coregonus clupeaformis isolate EN_2021a chromosome 32, ASM2061545v1, whole genome shotgun sequence, the following are encoded in one genomic region:
- the LOC121582959 gene encoding major histocompatibility complex class I-related gene protein, whose translation MAKLSVFLFVLSFSTIVNAGPGSHSLWAVATYIIGETPFPEFTVVLMLDEVQVGYYDSNNKQSIYRGLNPTDKIYDDLAQEGDDVFGEIYYDMKERSVQLKHHLNLTEGIQVQQRMAGCEMLDIGEPAMIMFKDNFNAIYTDQMVYYNMTHFKYDAGKLLPGWDGMMQAYKRRLYENDLLPRCIKTLTTFLKKENNIVMRKVPPRLRLIKKEVSGGLQVSCLAFGFYPRHINLTLLRDGQPVAEQELAGGEVLPSGDGTYQLRKSLEVSTEELKKRHNYTCTASHLSLDNKLDVSWESGAERVHLSTLSALFLFNLYLTRQVS comes from the exons ATGGCCAAACTGTCTgtctttttgtttgttctttccttTTCCACCATTGTCAACGCAG GTCCAGGATCACATTCTCTGTGGGCAGTTGCAACATACATCATCGGAGAGACGCCTTTCCCTGAGTTTACGGTTGTGTTGATGTTAGATGAAGTTCAAGTGGGTTACTATGACTCCAACAATAAACAGTCTATCTACAGGGGACTTAACCCGACAGACAAAATATATGATGACCTAGCTCAGGAGGGAGATGATGTATTTGGAGAAATCTACTACGATATGAAAGAGAGATCCGTTCAGCTAAAGCACCACTTAAACCTCACAGAAGGTATTCAAGTTCAGCAAAGAATGGCTGGCTGTGAGATGTTGGACATTGGTGAACCAGCCATGATCATGTTTAAGGATAATTTCAATGCCATTTATACAGATCAAATGGTATATTACAACATGACACATTTTAAATACGATGCTGGGAAACTACTAccaggatgggatgggatgatgCAAGCGTATAAAAGAAGACTTTATGAGAATGATCTCCTTCCCAGGTGCATCAAGACACTGACGACATTCCTGAAGAAAGAGAATAACATTGTAATGCGTAAAGTTCCTCCCAGACTCAGGTTGATAAAGAAAGAGGTTTCTGGAGGGCTCCAGGTGAGCTGCCTTGCGTTTGGTTTCTACCCCCGCCACATCAACCTGACCCTGCTGAGAGACGGCCAGCCAGTGGCAGAACAGGAGCTGGCAGGGGGGGAGGTGCTGCCTAGTGGAGATGGGACCTACCAGCTGAGGAAGAGTCTGGAGGTCAGTACTGAGGAGCTAAAGAAGAGACACAACTACACCTGTACTGCCTCTCACCTCAGTCTGGACAACAAGCTGGATGTCAGTTGGGAGTCTGGGGCAGAGAGAGTACACCTATCCACACTCTCAgctctttttttatttaacctttatttaactaggcaagtcagttaa